The Brachionichthys hirsutus isolate HB-005 chromosome 3, CSIRO-AGI_Bhir_v1, whole genome shotgun sequence genome has a window encoding:
- the nrsn1 gene encoding neurensin-1: MTSCSEICGSEYAEQTKASGKCQQYGVRSYLHQFYEECTASIWERDEDFQIQRSPSRWSSLLWKVSLAFGALILFAGLIVVLVGYATPARIEAFGEDDLLFVDSHAVSFNRALDICKLTGAVLFCVGGTSMAAGLLLSAFAKSYSKEELYLQQKFKERLADLQATVGTPIMRAPTPGDAKVPVTLSKVQNIQPTTTKSET; encoded by the exons ATGACTTCTtgctcagagatctgtgggtcGGAGTATGCTGAGCAAACCAAAGCTAGTGGGAAGTGTCAGCAGTATGGAGTCCGATCCTACCTCCACCAG TTTTATGAGGAGTGCACAGCATCGATCTGGGAGCGTGATGAAGATTTTCAGATTCAGAGATCGCCTAGCAGGTGGAGCTCTTTACTCTGGAAG GTCTCTCTTGCGTTTGGCGCCCTGATCTTGTTTGCAGGCCTCATTGTTGTTCTGGTGGGTTACGCCACTCCGGCCAGGATCGAAGCATTTGGCGAGGATGATCTCCTTTTCGTCGACAG CCACGCTGTCAGTTTTAATCGTGCACTGGACATCTGTAAACTGACTGGCGCTGTGCTGTTCTGTGTGGGAGGCACCTCTATGGCTGCGGGCCTTCTGCTGTCTGCCTTTGCCAAAAGCTACTCCAAAGAAGAACTGTATCTGCAGCAGAAGTTTAAGGAGAGGTTGGCAGATCTGCAAGCAACCGTTG GTACCCCCATAATGAGAGCGCCAACCCCTGGAGATGCAAAGGTGCCTGTTACACTTTCAAAAGTCCAGAACATCCAGCCCACGACCACAAAGTCAGAGACCTGA